In Mixophyes fleayi isolate aMixFle1 chromosome 4, aMixFle1.hap1, whole genome shotgun sequence, the following proteins share a genomic window:
- the CHRM2 gene encoding muscarinic acetylcholine receptor M2, with protein sequence MNNTSYANVSASDRTMMGSPYKTVEVVFIVIVAGSLSLVTVIGNILVMVSIKVNRHLQTVNNYFLFSLACADLIIGVFSMNLYTLYTVIGYWPVGPVVCDLWLALDYVVSNASVMNLLIISFDRYFCVTKPLTYPVRRTTKMAGMMIAAAWVLSFILWAPAILFWQFIVGGRTVPEGECYIQFFSNAAVTFGTAIAAFYLPVIIMMVLYWQISRASKSRIKKDKKEPTPNQDPISPSNVQGKIVKPNNNNLSAIEDSLDHSKIQNGKASRNSVNENCVQTEGEEKEISNDSTSVSVVGSNAKEDGPAKYAPQASGSQALPKVENSKMTCIRIVTKSQKGDCGSTSGTTVEIVPGTNGRNGEDKQKNVARKIVKMTKQPAKKKVPPSREKKVTRTILAILLAFIITWTPYNVMVLINTFCDVCVPNTVWTIGYWLCYINSTINPACYALCNTTFKKTFKHLLMCQYKNIGSAR encoded by the coding sequence ATGAATAACACCAGCTACGCCAACGTGTCCGCGTCCGACAGAACCATGATGGGTAGCCCGTACAAAACAGTGGAAGTGGTGTTTATTGTCATTGTGGCCGGATCCCTGAGCCTGGTCACCGTCATTGGAAATATCCTGGTCATGGTCTCCATAAAGGTCAACCGGCATCTACAGACAGTCAACAATTATTTTCTGTTCAGCTTAGCTTGCGCTGACTTAATTATCGGGGTCTTTTCCATGAACCTCTATACCTTGTACACTGTGATTGGTTACTGGCCAGTAGGTCCTGTGGTGTGTGATCTTTGGTTGGCCTTGGACTATGTTGTCAGCAATGCTTCGGTCATGAACCTCCTCATCATCAGCTTTGACCGTTACTTTTGCGTCACGAAACCGCTGACGTATCCAGTGAGACGAACCACCAAAATGGCTGGCATGATGATAGCTGCAGCTTGGGTGCTGTCCTTCATCCTGTGGGCACCCGCTATACTCTTCTGGCAATTCATTGTCGGTGGACGAACTGTTCCAGAGGGTGAGTGCTATATTCAGTTCTTCTCAAATGCAGCTGTCACGTTCGGCACAGCTATCGCAGCGTTCTACTTGCCGGTCATTATTATGATGGTTTTGTACTGGCAGATATCTCGAGCCAGTAAAAGTAGGATAAAGAAAGACAAAAAGGAGCCCACCCCCAATCAAGATCCAATATCGCCAAGCAACGTCCAAGGAAAAATAGTGAaaccaaataataataatctttcagCCATTGAAGATAGTTTGGATCACAGCAAAATCCAGAATGGAAAAGCATCTAGAAATTCCGTAAACGAAAATTGTGTTCAAACGGAAGGAGAGGAGAAAGAAATCTCCAATGACTCTACATCCGTAAGTGTTGTAGGTTCAAATGCAAAGGAAGATGGACCTGCCAAATATGCTCCTCAAGCTTCAGGATCTCAAGCCCTTCCAAAAGTGGAGAACTCCAAGATGACCTGTATACGAATCGTTACAAAATCACAAAAGGGCGATTGCGGATCTACTAGTGGCACCACGGTAGAGATTGTCCCGGGAACCAACGGCCGTAATGGAGAAGACAAGCAGAAAAACGTAGCTCGAAAAATTGTAAAGATGACCAAACAGCCGGCCAAAAAGAAAGTTCCTCCTTCCAGAGAAAAGAAAGTGACAAGGACTATCTTGGCTATACTCCTAGCTTTCATTATAACCTGGACACCTTACAATGTAATGGTTTTAATCAACACTTTTTGTGATGTATGTGTGCCCAACACAGTATGGACAATTGGCTATTGGCTTTGCTATATTAACAGTACCATCAACCCTGCTTGCTACGCCCTTTGCAATACCACTTTTAAGAAAACTTTCAAACATCTCCTTATGTGTCAGTACAAAAACATAGGCTcggcaaggtaa